One genomic segment of Peribacillus sp. FSL H8-0477 includes these proteins:
- a CDS encoding ABC transporter permease, giving the protein MNVETVTSAPPKEVSPSGMKVIWREIRKDRMAMISLVILGIVLIAVYSAALFIDEDAAARVDVFAIYMDPSSAYWLGTDYGGRDVFQQLIIGTRNSFSISLGITVLTALIGLSAGLIAGYFGGWTDNIIMRVIDFVITLPQMMFIIVLVTIIPKFNVTTFILIMTLFLWTGKARLIRSKVLSERELDYVHASQTLGTPHWKIILYHILPNVSSLIIVNFTLNLAGNIGLETALTFLGFGLPESTPSLGTLIAYATNPEVLEYRWWIWLPASVMILVLMLSINFIGQALKRAGDARQRRG; this is encoded by the coding sequence ATGAATGTAGAAACGGTAACATCAGCTCCACCAAAGGAAGTTAGTCCTTCCGGGATGAAAGTCATTTGGCGGGAGATAAGAAAAGATCGAATGGCCATGATTTCACTAGTGATTTTAGGCATCGTACTAATTGCTGTTTATTCCGCTGCACTGTTCATAGATGAAGATGCAGCTGCGCGGGTTGACGTATTTGCGATTTATATGGATCCATCAAGTGCTTATTGGTTAGGAACAGATTATGGCGGACGTGATGTTTTTCAACAATTAATTATCGGTACACGTAACTCATTTTCTATAAGCTTGGGTATAACCGTACTGACCGCACTGATTGGGCTAAGTGCGGGGTTAATCGCTGGATACTTTGGCGGTTGGACAGATAACATAATCATGCGTGTTATCGATTTTGTTATTACACTGCCTCAAATGATGTTTATTATCGTTCTTGTAACGATTATTCCTAAATTTAATGTGACTACGTTCATCTTAATAATGACGCTCTTTTTATGGACAGGAAAGGCAAGACTGATTCGCTCGAAGGTATTATCTGAACGCGAATTGGATTATGTTCATGCATCACAGACACTAGGTACACCGCATTGGAAGATTATTTTGTATCATATCCTTCCGAATGTCAGCTCGTTAATCATCGTGAATTTTACGTTGAATCTAGCAGGAAATATCGGTTTGGAAACAGCTTTAACGTTCCTTGGGTTTGGACTTCCTGAAAGTACACCAAGTCTTGGGACTTTGATAGCTTATGCAACAAATCCTGAAGTATTAGAATACAGATGGTGGATCTGGTTACCCGCGTCAGTCATGATTTTAGTGCTGATGCTGAGTATAAATTTTATAGGGCAAGCCTTGAAACGTGCAGGAGATGCAAGACAAAGAAGAGGATAA
- the opp4A gene encoding oligopeptide ABC transporter substrate-binding protein, with protein sequence MAVSALLLAACNDDSEKAGTKSPAKEKPTKEVKQEDATAFPRATTNDKEALEDGHVNYGLVSDTPFEGILNYSFYEGAPDEEVIRLFDEGLLSADEDYVYDQNGAATYELSEDKKTITLKIQDQVKWHDGLPVTAADLEYAYLVIGNKDYTGVRYDTQMAMIEGMEEYHAGKADTISGIKADGNEISITFKEANPSVLTGLWTYPLHKEYLKDVKIKDLVESDKIRKEPIGFGPFKVKKIVQGEAVEYERFDDYWAGKPKAASFTLKVVNNSIAVKSLQNGDLDIATVNADQMDSAKALKNIDVLGNLELAYTYIGFKLGRYDAEKEVSVMDRPKMQNKELRKAMAYAIDNNIVAEKFYKGLRFAATSVIPTAFPKYHNTEMEGYKFDPEKAKSLLDEAKYVDKDGDGLREDPNGEKFTINFASMTGTDIAEPLSMLYIQQWKDVGLDVQLVDGKLAEFNSFYEMLQTDSEKVDIYQAAWGTGSDPDPSGIWAKGASYNYTRWVNDKNDELLKQGISEKAFDEAYRKDIYNQWQELIHEEVPVIPTLFRYEFAAANKRVTGFDLKLLEWDKVGVTEADPVK encoded by the coding sequence ATGGCAGTTTCAGCTTTATTGCTTGCAGCATGTAATGATGATAGTGAAAAAGCAGGTACAAAATCACCAGCCAAAGAAAAACCGACCAAAGAAGTGAAACAAGAGGATGCCACAGCATTCCCGCGTGCGACTACTAATGATAAAGAAGCACTTGAAGACGGTCACGTTAACTATGGTTTAGTATCAGATACCCCGTTCGAAGGAATCTTAAACTATAGCTTCTATGAAGGCGCACCAGATGAAGAAGTAATCCGTCTTTTCGATGAGGGCTTGTTGTCGGCAGATGAAGATTATGTCTATGATCAAAACGGCGCAGCTACATATGAGCTTTCAGAAGATAAAAAAACGATTACATTAAAGATTCAAGATCAAGTAAAATGGCATGATGGTTTGCCGGTAACAGCTGCAGATCTTGAATATGCCTACCTAGTAATCGGAAATAAAGATTACACGGGTGTCCGTTATGACACGCAAATGGCCATGATTGAAGGCATGGAAGAGTACCATGCTGGAAAAGCAGACACTATTTCTGGTATTAAAGCAGACGGTAACGAAATTTCCATTACATTTAAAGAAGCGAACCCTTCTGTATTAACGGGTCTTTGGACTTATCCGCTTCATAAAGAATACCTAAAAGATGTGAAGATTAAAGACCTGGTTGAGTCTGATAAGATTCGTAAAGAGCCAATTGGTTTCGGACCGTTCAAAGTCAAAAAAATCGTTCAAGGTGAAGCGGTTGAGTACGAACGATTTGATGATTATTGGGCTGGTAAACCAAAAGCAGCATCATTTACCCTTAAAGTGGTGAATAACTCTATTGCGGTTAAGTCTCTGCAAAATGGTGATTTAGATATCGCTACAGTTAATGCTGATCAAATGGATTCTGCGAAAGCACTTAAAAACATAGATGTTTTAGGGAATCTTGAGCTTGCATACACATATATCGGCTTTAAATTAGGCCGCTATGACGCAGAAAAAGAAGTAAGTGTAATGGATCGTCCGAAAATGCAAAACAAAGAGCTTCGTAAAGCGATGGCGTATGCAATTGATAATAACATTGTAGCTGAAAAGTTCTATAAAGGCTTACGTTTTGCTGCGACAAGCGTTATTCCAACCGCATTCCCTAAGTATCATAACACAGAGATGGAAGGCTACAAGTTTGACCCAGAAAAAGCAAAATCATTACTTGATGAAGCTAAATATGTAGATAAAGACGGCGATGGTCTTCGTGAAGATCCTAATGGTGAGAAATTTACAATTAACTTCGCCTCTATGACTGGAACAGATATAGCGGAACCCCTTTCTATGTTGTACATTCAGCAATGGAAAGATGTTGGCTTAGACGTTCAATTAGTTGATGGCAAGTTGGCAGAGTTCAATTCGTTCTATGAAATGCTGCAAACTGACAGCGAAAAAGTTGATATTTATCAAGCAGCATGGGGGACTGGTTCAGATCCCGATCCATCCGGTATTTGGGCTAAAGGAGCAAGCTATAACTATACTCGTTGGGTAAATGATAAAAATGACGAGTTATTGAAACAAGGTATCTCAGAGAAAGCCTTTGACGAAGCCTACCGTAAAGATATCTATAACCAATGGCAAGAGCTTATTCATGAGGAAGTACCTGTCATTCCGACATTATTCCGTTATGAATTTGCAGCAGCTAATAAACGTGTAACTGGCTTTGATTTGAAGTTATTAGAATGGGACAAAGTAGGAGTTACAGAAGCAGACCCTGTAAAATAA
- a CDS encoding M42 family metallopeptidase → MNEQEIVTYIKELVSIPSPSGYTEDVIAFVANILKSKNVPYQITNKGALLATLQGDNQDKHRLLTAHVDTLGAMVKEIKPDGRLKLTMIGGFRWNAVEGEYCKIHTADGKVFTGTILVNQTSVHVYKHAGEAKRDDSTMEVRLDEPVRIKKDTEDLGISIGDFISFDPRVEETESGFLKSRHLDDKASVGILLHLIGLIKEKNLVLPYTTHFLISNNEEIGYGGNSNIPVETVEYLAVDMGAIGDGQATDEYSVSICAKDSSGPYNYRLRQHLVKLAKDNNVDYQVDIYPYYGSDASAAIRAGYDIVHGLIGAGIDASHALERTHISSLRHTADLLYYYLQSDLV, encoded by the coding sequence ATTAATGAACAAGAGATTGTTACCTACATAAAAGAATTGGTTTCTATTCCAAGCCCATCAGGTTATACAGAAGATGTAATAGCTTTTGTCGCGAACATTTTGAAAAGTAAGAACGTACCATACCAGATTACAAATAAAGGGGCACTATTAGCTACACTTCAAGGGGACAATCAGGATAAACACAGATTATTAACCGCACATGTAGATACGCTTGGTGCGATGGTGAAGGAAATTAAACCGGATGGCAGGTTGAAGTTGACCATGATTGGCGGATTCCGATGGAATGCGGTAGAGGGAGAATATTGTAAGATTCATACTGCTGATGGAAAGGTATTTACGGGTACTATCCTCGTTAATCAAACATCCGTACATGTTTATAAACATGCTGGAGAAGCAAAACGGGACGATTCTACCATGGAGGTTCGTTTGGACGAACCAGTGAGGATAAAGAAAGATACCGAAGACTTGGGTATATCTATTGGAGATTTTATTTCTTTTGATCCTCGAGTAGAGGAAACGGAAAGCGGATTTCTTAAATCAAGACATCTGGATGATAAAGCGAGCGTTGGGATTCTTTTGCATTTAATAGGACTGATTAAAGAAAAGAATCTTGTATTACCGTATACAACTCATTTTTTGATATCGAATAACGAAGAAATAGGCTATGGAGGAAATTCGAATATACCAGTTGAAACGGTTGAATATTTAGCTGTTGATATGGGGGCCATAGGAGATGGGCAAGCAACAGATGAATACAGTGTATCCATTTGTGCAAAAGATTCATCTGGCCCTTATAATTATCGTTTGCGTCAGCATCTAGTGAAGCTGGCTAAGGATAATAACGTGGATTACCAAGTTGATATATATCCTTACTATGGCTCAGATGCTTCTGCTGCCATTCGGGCAGGTTATGATATTGTACATGGCTTAATTGGTGCAGGTATCGATGCGTCACATGCATTAGAACGAACTCATATCTCTTCACTTCGCCATACAGCAGATTTACTGTATTATTATCTTCAATCGGATTTAGTTTAA
- a CDS encoding pyridoxamine 5'-phosphate oxidase family protein, whose amino-acid sequence MEQSQVKDKILKVLKEDFVGVLSTVENDKPYSRYMTFFNDELTLYTATSAETEKVDEIEKNRNVHILLGYNGEGFGDSYVEISGTSEVSDSPELKKKVWNEHLKSWFDGPEDPTFVVLQIKPSTIRLMNNNGEPPEELTL is encoded by the coding sequence ATGGAACAATCTCAAGTAAAAGATAAAATACTCAAGGTATTAAAAGAAGATTTTGTTGGCGTCCTTTCTACAGTCGAGAATGATAAACCATACTCACGCTATATGACTTTCTTTAATGACGAATTAACATTGTATACCGCTACAAGTGCAGAGACGGAAAAAGTAGATGAAATTGAAAAAAATCGAAATGTTCATATCTTATTAGGATATAACGGTGAAGGATTTGGCGATTCATACGTAGAGATCAGCGGTACATCTGAGGTAAGTGATTCGCCTGAATTAAAGAAAAAGGTCTGGAATGAGCATCTAAAAAGCTGGTTTGATGGACCTGAAGATCCGACGTTTGTCGTTTTACAGATTAAACCTTCTACGATAAGGCTGATGAACAATAATGGAGAACCACCTGAAGAACTTACTCTTTAA